From the Orenia metallireducens genome, one window contains:
- a CDS encoding 5-formyltetrahydrofolate cyclo-ligase, which yields MKKTKKKQRQEMLNLRSQLNREDIIDKSNKIKVKLFNLAEFKAAKTIMFFISFKNEVKTEAMIKEALKLGKRVVVPITNLKENKLELSELKDYDRELIRGSYGILEPKKEYRRLVNFPEVNLVICPGLAFDKDGNRLGYGGGYYDRLLSQDLTINRVAICFDFQIIEQVVVDEYDIKMNKILSNIREIICND from the coding sequence ATGAAAAAAACCAAAAAAAAGCAGCGACAAGAGATGTTAAATTTAAGAAGTCAACTTAATCGAGAAGATATAATAGATAAAAGTAATAAAATTAAAGTTAAACTATTTAATTTAGCAGAGTTCAAAGCTGCTAAAACGATAATGTTCTTTATATCCTTTAAGAATGAAGTCAAAACTGAAGCAATGATTAAAGAGGCTCTTAAACTAGGGAAGAGAGTAGTTGTTCCAATTACTAATTTAAAGGAGAATAAGCTTGAATTATCAGAATTGAAGGATTATGATAGAGAATTGATCAGAGGTAGTTATGGAATCTTAGAGCCTAAGAAAGAATACAGGAGATTAGTAAATTTTCCTGAGGTTAATTTGGTTATCTGTCCAGGACTTGCTTTTGATAAGGATGGGAATCGTTTGGGATATGGAGGAGGATATTATGATAGATTATTATCTCAAGACTTAACTATTAATAGAGTAGCTATCTGTTTTGATTTTCAAATTATCGAGCAGGTGGTAGTTGATGAATATGATATTAAAATGAATAAGATACTAAGTAATATAAGAGAGATTATATGTAATGATTAA
- the aspS gene encoding aspartate--tRNA ligase, which produces MKGLKRSCYCGDVRREHVGEKITLMGWVNRRRDHGGVIFIDLRDRFGLVQVVFSPEVSKEMFEVADELRKEFVIAITGEVIARPEGMINEDLATGAVEIYAEKLHILDKAQTPPIQVEDDINSSEEMRLKYRYLDLRRKPMQDNIILRHKVKQAVRNYLDNKDFLDIETPMLTKSTPEGARDFLVPSRVNKGQFFALPQSPQLFKQLLMVAGLERYYQIVRCFRDEDLRADRQPEFTQIDMEMSFMNQEEIMNLIEGMIQEIFKVAGFEAPTEFPHMSYHEAMERFGSDRPDIRFGLELIDVSEVVKDAEFKVFSGTIAKGGQVKGINVKGGVDFSRKDIDELTDFAGIYGAKGLAWMKIKEDGVQSPIAKFLAEEELNNMLDAMGAETGDLLLFVADTPKVVAASLGNLRLKIGKELDLIDQDEFKFVWITDFPLLEWDEDAKRYVALHHPFTMPREEDIDLLDKENAGKVLSQAYDLVLNGIEIGGGSIRINNSQLQAKIFNLLNMDEEEIEEKFGFLLEAFQYGAPPHGGIAFGLDRLVMLLGGLETIRDVIPFPKTQRATCLLTEAPAMVAEAQLEELGIEVEEEIEID; this is translated from the coding sequence ATGAAAGGATTAAAGAGAAGCTGCTATTGTGGCGATGTGAGAAGAGAGCATGTAGGAGAGAAGATAACTCTAATGGGTTGGGTTAATCGTAGAAGAGACCATGGAGGAGTAATCTTTATAGATTTAAGGGATAGATTCGGATTAGTACAGGTAGTATTTAGTCCAGAAGTATCTAAAGAGATGTTTGAGGTTGCAGATGAACTAAGAAAAGAGTTTGTTATAGCCATCACTGGTGAGGTTATTGCTAGACCTGAAGGGATGATTAATGAAGATTTAGCAACTGGAGCAGTTGAGATTTATGCTGAAAAATTACATATCTTAGATAAGGCTCAAACTCCTCCAATTCAAGTTGAAGATGATATCAACTCCAGTGAAGAGATGCGATTAAAGTATAGGTATCTGGACTTAAGAAGAAAGCCGATGCAAGATAATATTATCTTGCGCCATAAGGTTAAGCAAGCTGTTAGAAATTATCTAGATAACAAGGACTTCTTAGATATTGAGACACCGATGTTGACTAAGAGTACTCCAGAGGGGGCAAGAGATTTCTTGGTACCAAGTCGTGTCAACAAAGGGCAATTCTTTGCTCTACCTCAATCACCACAGTTATTTAAGCAGTTATTGATGGTAGCAGGCTTAGAGAGATACTATCAAATAGTTCGTTGCTTTAGAGATGAAGATTTAAGGGCGGACCGTCAACCAGAGTTTACTCAGATTGATATGGAAATGTCATTTATGAACCAAGAAGAGATTATGAATTTAATTGAAGGTATGATCCAAGAGATATTTAAAGTTGCTGGATTTGAAGCTCCAACGGAATTTCCACATATGAGCTATCATGAAGCTATGGAACGCTTTGGAAGTGATAGACCAGATATCCGCTTTGGTTTAGAGTTGATCGATGTATCTGAGGTAGTTAAAGATGCAGAGTTTAAAGTATTCAGTGGTACCATTGCTAAAGGTGGACAGGTTAAAGGTATCAATGTCAAAGGTGGAGTAGATTTCTCCCGCAAGGATATCGATGAGTTGACTGACTTTGCTGGAATCTATGGTGCTAAAGGTCTTGCTTGGATGAAGATTAAAGAGGATGGAGTACAGTCTCCAATAGCTAAGTTTTTAGCTGAAGAAGAATTAAATAATATGTTAGATGCTATGGGAGCTGAGACAGGAGACTTATTATTATTTGTAGCTGATACTCCAAAGGTTGTAGCAGCTTCTTTAGGTAACTTAAGATTGAAGATTGGAAAAGAGTTAGATCTAATTGACCAAGATGAATTTAAATTTGTTTGGATAACTGATTTCCCATTATTAGAGTGGGATGAAGATGCTAAGAGGTATGTTGCATTACATCATCCATTTACAATGCCTAGAGAAGAGGATATCGATTTATTAGATAAGGAGAACGCTGGCAAGGTTCTTTCTCAAGCTTATGATTTGGTATTGAATGGTATTGAGATTGGGGGAGGAAGTATCAGAATCAATAATAGTCAATTACAGGCTAAAATCTTCAATTTATTAAATATGGATGAAGAGGAGATTGAAGAGAAGTTTGGTTTCTTATTAGAAGCCTTCCAATATGGTGCTCCACCACATGGAGGAATTGCTTTTGGGCTTGATAGACTTGTAATGTTACTTGGTGGACTAGAGACTATTCGTGACGTAATTCCATTTCCAAAAACTCAAAGAGCTACTTGTCTATTAACAGAAGCACCAGCAATGGTAGCAGAAGCTCAATTAGAAGAGCTAGGTATAGAGGTAGAAGAAGAGATAGAGATAGACTAA
- the hisS gene encoding histidine--tRNA ligase — protein sequence MGITAPRGTKDIFPEDTVKWQYLENLTKKIFSSYNYKEIRTPIFEETALFQRGIGETTDIVEKEMYTFEDKGGRSITLRPEGTASVVRAFLENKIYGQAQPTKYFYIGSMFRYERPQAGRYREFHQLGAEVLGADNPAIDAEIISLGIHLLEELGLKDLELHLNSVGCPECRKAYREKMVDYFKPYLEELCSDCQNRYKRNPLRILDCKADRDKEFMAKAPKIYEELCEECETHFASVKKHLDLLGIDYILDANLVRGLDYYTKTAFEVIYKGLGAQDTIFGGGRYDGLAEEIGGKDIPGIGFAMGMERILLTIEEQGIELPIDDSIDLFITTIGERAEEEAFKYLAKLRKADLKVEMDYLGRSVKSQMKAADRSNANYSIILGEDELDNGVATIKNMKSGEQVEIKLENLVEEMTKRID from the coding sequence ATGGGTATTACAGCCCCAAGGGGAACTAAGGATATATTCCCTGAAGATACAGTCAAATGGCAGTATCTAGAAAATTTAACAAAGAAAATATTTAGCAGCTATAACTATAAAGAGATTAGAACACCAATCTTTGAAGAGACGGCATTGTTTCAACGAGGAATTGGAGAGACTACTGATATTGTAGAAAAGGAGATGTACACCTTTGAAGATAAAGGTGGTAGAAGTATCACTTTGCGTCCAGAGGGAACAGCTTCTGTAGTAAGGGCATTTTTAGAAAATAAGATTTATGGACAAGCTCAACCAACTAAGTACTTTTACATAGGTTCGATGTTCAGATATGAAAGACCACAAGCTGGTCGTTATAGAGAGTTTCACCAATTAGGAGCAGAGGTGTTAGGGGCAGATAATCCAGCAATAGATGCTGAAATTATCTCTTTAGGTATTCATTTATTAGAGGAGTTAGGTTTGAAGGATTTAGAGTTACATTTAAATAGTGTGGGCTGTCCAGAATGTCGGAAGGCATATAGAGAGAAAATGGTGGATTACTTTAAGCCATATCTTGAAGAGCTATGTTCTGATTGCCAAAATCGCTATAAACGAAATCCTTTACGTATCTTAGATTGTAAAGCAGATAGGGATAAAGAGTTTATGGCAAAAGCACCTAAGATTTATGAAGAGTTATGTGAAGAGTGTGAAACACATTTTGCTAGTGTCAAGAAGCACTTAGACTTATTGGGGATCGATTATATCCTTGATGCTAATTTAGTAAGAGGATTAGACTACTATACTAAAACAGCCTTTGAAGTAATATATAAAGGATTGGGTGCTCAAGATACTATCTTTGGTGGAGGTCGTTATGATGGATTAGCTGAAGAGATTGGTGGCAAGGATATCCCGGGGATAGGATTTGCTATGGGTATGGAGAGAATTTTGTTAACCATAGAAGAGCAAGGCATTGAGCTACCAATAGATGATAGTATAGATTTATTTATTACTACTATTGGTGAGAGGGCAGAAGAGGAAGCCTTTAAGTATTTAGCTAAGCTGCGTAAGGCTGACTTGAAGGTAGAGATGGATTACTTAGGTAGAAGTGTCAAATCTCAAATGAAGGCTGCTGATAGAAGTAATGCTAATTATAGTATTATCTTAGGTGAAGATGAGTTGGATAACGGAGTAGCTACTATTAAAAATATGAAATCTGGTGAACAAGTAGAAATTAAATTAGAAAATCTAGTTGAAGAGATGACAAAGCGTATAGACTAA
- a CDS encoding peptidylprolyl isomerase encodes MMDLLRKHTKAIIYVVVVAFVATGALVYLNTPGGKGGVQQEAYAQKFDKAVATVNGEEVPYEEYAYQLQGYLRQYQGQIAPNQVVGLKANILDNIINQKLIIQEAKKKNIEPEITDEDVQTQLDKVIEYYASSKEEFEEIIKKNGQTIEDVKNNIRENMVTQKRIEAMLDAVKANVEVSDQELAKQYEEVTASHILIKTDDKEDAEAKAKAEEVLAKAKAGEDFAKLAKDYSEGPSASRGGELGSFTRGRMVKPFEEAAFSMEVGEVSDLVKTEFGYHIIKVTDKKEATGKEFEEKKEELKDKLVAQKEKEAVNNWLEEVRDNAKIVIEDQEVNAFDAARKGNFETAINNYKAAIANNQGAYYLYHNLAQVYQKNGNQEEVISTYQEAIENYPEQVDFYVSLANLYSKDEKFDKAIEVYQNGLANNENNAELHLALGDAYRNQENNEKALKQYEIFSKLAGDDIMAQYRLVNIYSQMGLEDKAKAQMEKVKEIQSKKQEEAKQEREKSKKEETKEESAE; translated from the coding sequence ATGATGGATTTATTAAGAAAGCATACAAAAGCTATAATTTATGTAGTAGTGGTTGCTTTTGTTGCAACAGGCGCATTGGTTTATTTGAATACTCCAGGGGGAAAGGGTGGAGTTCAACAAGAGGCTTATGCTCAAAAATTTGATAAAGCTGTAGCAACTGTAAATGGTGAAGAGGTACCTTATGAAGAATATGCTTATCAATTACAAGGTTATTTACGCCAATACCAAGGACAGATTGCTCCAAATCAAGTAGTAGGATTAAAGGCTAATATTTTAGACAATATAATTAATCAAAAGCTAATTATTCAAGAAGCTAAGAAGAAGAATATTGAACCAGAGATTACTGATGAAGATGTTCAAACTCAATTAGATAAGGTGATTGAGTATTATGCTTCTTCTAAAGAAGAATTTGAAGAAATCATTAAGAAGAATGGACAAACAATTGAAGATGTAAAGAATAATATTAGAGAGAATATGGTTACTCAAAAGAGAATTGAAGCAATGTTAGATGCAGTAAAAGCTAATGTAGAGGTAAGTGATCAAGAGCTTGCTAAACAATATGAAGAGGTTACTGCTAGCCATATTTTAATTAAGACTGATGATAAAGAAGATGCAGAAGCTAAAGCCAAGGCTGAAGAAGTATTAGCAAAAGCTAAAGCTGGAGAAGACTTTGCTAAATTGGCCAAGGATTATTCAGAAGGACCATCTGCTTCTAGAGGTGGAGAGTTAGGTTCCTTTACTCGTGGTAGAATGGTTAAGCCCTTTGAGGAGGCTGCATTCTCTATGGAAGTTGGAGAAGTCAGTGATTTAGTTAAGACAGAATTTGGTTATCATATTATTAAGGTAACTGATAAGAAAGAAGCTACTGGAAAAGAATTCGAAGAGAAGAAAGAAGAGCTAAAAGATAAATTAGTGGCTCAAAAAGAGAAAGAAGCCGTTAATAATTGGTTAGAAGAAGTTAGAGATAATGCTAAAATTGTAATTGAAGACCAAGAGGTCAATGCCTTTGATGCAGCAAGAAAAGGTAATTTTGAAACAGCAATTAATAACTACAAAGCTGCTATTGCCAATAATCAAGGGGCATACTATCTATATCATAATTTAGCTCAAGTTTATCAAAAGAATGGAAATCAAGAAGAGGTAATTTCAACTTACCAAGAGGCGATTGAAAATTATCCTGAACAAGTTGATTTTTATGTAAGCTTAGCTAACCTATATTCAAAAGATGAAAAATTTGATAAAGCGATTGAAGTTTATCAAAACGGATTAGCCAATAATGAGAATAATGCTGAGTTACATTTAGCGTTAGGTGATGCTTATAGAAACCAAGAGAATAATGAGAAAGCACTTAAGCAGTATGAAATATTCTCCAAACTAGCTGGTGATGATATCATGGCTCAATATAGATTAGTAAATATCTATAGCCAAATGGGTCTTGAAGATAAAGCAAAAGCCCAAATGGAGAAGGTAAAAGAAATCCAAAGCAAGAAGCAAGAAGAAGCAAAACAAGAAAGAGAAAAATCAAAAAAGGAAGAAACTAAAGAAGAGAGTGCAGAGTAA
- the hemZ gene encoding coproporphyrinogen dehydrogenase HemZ produces the protein MKVNLDINPKYYQSVKDTLEILLPEVELHYIEEEIDGVTVICELDTSDGIEVNSYLKGDNPLEENIKDKEILADIYSEDDFSKRIKERLKLSLYRLLSKYLKKKISPWGILVGVRPTKIGHYLLDRGLDYQTIDNYLEDIYGVSKKKRDLLLGVIKLERNYLPNPKDAKNKVSIYVGIPFCPTRCNYCSFASYPIEKNRRYMPDFLESLCYEIEKIGKVVNELGLEVDTLYIGGGTPTVLSTRELDKLIRLLKEYFVHPKLREFTVEAGRADTIDKAKLELLKDHGVKRVSINPQTMNQVTLDQIGRRHTVEEVIESFNLAREIGFDNINMDIIIGLPDEDISDVKHTLKEIEKLKPDSFTVHTLAIKRASRLKKNLDDTDLSSAREVEEMIYLTEELAKNLGLIPYYMYRQKHILGNLENVGYAKPGEESIYNIIMMEERETVIGLGGGAITKLINPENWSLERLYNPKFPEQYSSEIEERTIQKISKLRRFYIK, from the coding sequence ATGAAAGTAAATCTAGATATAAATCCAAAATATTATCAATCAGTTAAAGACACATTAGAGATATTATTGCCAGAAGTAGAACTGCACTATATAGAGGAAGAAATAGATGGAGTAACAGTTATTTGTGAACTAGATACTTCTGATGGAATTGAGGTTAATAGTTACCTTAAAGGCGATAATCCTTTAGAGGAGAATATTAAAGATAAAGAGATTCTAGCTGATATCTATAGTGAAGATGATTTTTCTAAAAGGATTAAAGAGAGGCTTAAATTAAGTCTTTATAGATTATTGAGTAAATATTTAAAGAAAAAGATAAGCCCTTGGGGGATTCTAGTTGGGGTGCGTCCAACTAAAATTGGACATTATTTATTAGATAGGGGACTAGATTATCAGACAATAGATAATTATTTAGAGGATATCTATGGAGTATCTAAGAAGAAGAGAGATTTACTACTAGGTGTGATTAAGTTAGAACGTAACTATCTTCCTAATCCAAAGGATGCTAAGAATAAAGTCAGTATCTATGTAGGAATCCCCTTTTGCCCAACTAGATGTAATTATTGCTCCTTTGCTTCCTATCCTATCGAAAAGAATAGAAGATATATGCCAGATTTTCTAGAATCTCTCTGCTATGAGATAGAAAAGATAGGTAAAGTGGTTAATGAGCTAGGGCTAGAGGTAGATACCCTTTATATTGGAGGGGGAACTCCAACAGTCTTATCTACTAGAGAGCTAGATAAGCTGATAAGATTATTAAAGGAGTATTTTGTTCATCCTAAATTAAGAGAATTTACTGTTGAGGCAGGTAGAGCTGATACAATTGATAAAGCTAAGCTAGAACTCTTAAAAGACCATGGGGTTAAGCGAGTAAGTATCAATCCCCAAACTATGAATCAAGTAACTTTAGATCAGATTGGACGACGACATACTGTTGAAGAGGTAATTGAGTCCTTTAATTTAGCTAGAGAGATTGGCTTTGATAATATTAATATGGATATTATTATTGGACTTCCTGATGAAGATATTTCTGATGTTAAACATACCCTAAAAGAGATTGAAAAGCTTAAACCTGATAGTTTCACTGTACATACATTGGCAATTAAACGTGCTTCTCGTTTAAAGAAGAATTTAGATGATACTGACTTATCTTCTGCTAGGGAAGTAGAAGAGATGATATACTTAACAGAAGAGTTGGCAAAGAATTTAGGCTTAATACCTTATTATATGTATAGACAGAAGCATATTTTAGGTAACTTAGAGAATGTGGGATATGCTAAACCTGGAGAGGAATCTATTTATAATATTATAATGATGGAAGAGAGAGAAACGGTAATCGGACTTGGTGGTGGAGCAATAACTAAATTAATTAATCCTGAGAACTGGTCTTTAGAGCGGTTATATAACCCCAAATTTCCTGAACAATATAGTAGTGAAATTGAAGAAAGAACAATTCAAAAAATAAGCAAATTGAGGAGATTTTATATTAAATAG
- a CDS encoding MBL fold metallo-hydrolase yields MFIKRLAVGALSVNCYIVADEESKEAVVIDPGAQAKAILKVINDNNLKVKYVINTHGHNDHIAANSQLLEETDAQLLIHKDDAEFLQNSELNLSFFIGEMGQQLECPKADRLLEDGEEIECGSLVFSVIHTPGHTPGSICLKLENILFTGDTIFARGVGRTDFPMGSYSALRKSIERILEFKEDLKICPGHGPESTLNRARSENSYI; encoded by the coding sequence ATGTTTATTAAGAGGTTAGCTGTAGGAGCATTAAGTGTTAACTGTTATATTGTTGCTGATGAAGAGAGTAAAGAGGCGGTTGTGATAGATCCTGGAGCACAAGCAAAGGCTATTTTAAAGGTTATTAATGATAATAATTTAAAGGTTAAGTATGTTATCAATACTCATGGGCATAATGATCATATTGCTGCTAATTCTCAATTATTAGAGGAAACCGATGCTCAATTATTGATTCATAAGGATGATGCTGAATTTCTGCAGAATTCAGAGTTGAATTTATCCTTCTTTATAGGGGAGATGGGGCAGCAGTTGGAGTGTCCTAAGGCTGATAGATTGTTAGAGGATGGTGAAGAGATAGAGTGTGGTAGTTTAGTCTTTTCAGTAATCCATACTCCAGGTCATACACCAGGTAGTATCTGCCTTAAGTTAGAGAATATCCTATTTACAGGTGACACTATCTTTGCTAGAGGGGTTGGTAGAACCGATTTTCCAATGGGTTCTTACTCTGCTTTAAGGAAGTCTATAGAAAGAATATTAGAATTTAAAGAGGATTTAAAGATATGCCCAGGTCATGGTCCAGAGAGTACTTTAAATCGTGCTAGAAGTGAGAACTCATATATATAA
- the dtd gene encoding D-aminoacyl-tRNA deacylase, whose translation MRAVLQRVSSSDVEVEAKKVGEIKKGLLIFLGIGKDDNVEDINYLVDKIVNLRIFSGQDGRMNLSALDIGAELLVVSQFTLYGDCRKGRRPSFDLAAPPQEAEKLYEEFLSYIKTFGLRVETGEFKTHMKVTLINDGPVTILLDSKKDF comes from the coding sequence ATGAGAGCAGTTTTACAGAGGGTAAGTTCTAGTGATGTTGAAGTGGAAGCTAAGAAGGTAGGAGAGATTAAGAAGGGTTTACTTATTTTCTTGGGAATAGGAAAAGATGATAATGTAGAAGATATTAACTATTTAGTAGATAAGATAGTTAACCTAAGAATCTTTTCTGGTCAAGATGGTAGGATGAACCTATCTGCCTTAGATATAGGTGCAGAGCTGTTAGTTGTCTCCCAATTTACTTTATATGGCGACTGTCGTAAAGGAAGAAGACCTAGCTTTGATTTAGCAGCTCCACCTCAAGAAGCAGAAAAACTTTACGAAGAATTTCTTTCTTATATTAAAACTTTTGGGTTGAGGGTAGAGACTGGTGAATTTAAAACCCATATGAAGGTTACTTTAATTAATGATGGTCCTGTTACTATCCTATTAGATAGTAAGAAAGATTTTTAA
- a CDS encoding RelA/SpoT family protein yields the protein MALEQLLAKISSYTENPNIELVKKAYYFAKDAHEGQYRVSGEPFVSHPLQVAKIMAELELDVISIAAAILHDVVEDTEVTAEELREEFGPEVELLVNGVTKLSKIDFKSREEHQAESLRKMFLAMAKDIRVILIKLADRLHNMRTLKYLPKEKKIIKATETLEIYAPLAHRLGISHLKWELEDLSFRYLEPNHYYELARKVAKNRAEREAYIENIISTLNDKLKEVDIEADLYGRPKHLYSIYQKMIKYGKEFKEIYDLTALRVIVTSVKECYQVLGIIHELWNPMPGRIKDYVAMPKSNMYQSLHTTVIGPKGEPLEIQIRTWEMHRTAEYGIAAHWRYKEGNKKDEDFERKISWLRQLLEWQKDLNDAKEFMENLKIDLFEDEVFVFTPKGDVISLPYGASPVDFAYNIHTDIGHTCVGAKVNGKIIPLEYRLKNGDIIEILTSNNSGPSRDWLNFVKTSRAKSKIKHWFKEQRKEESSIKGKEMLESRLKKENFTLKEAEKTKKLEEIAKKLGVANVEGLYAGIGYNKFSVSQVVKRLIPPEKQDCPEYELDKLRKKRIIKRKRQNKGIKVKGMDGLLVRISKCCNPVPGDDIVGYITRGRGVSVHRGDCPNLKNLEETEEERIVGVEWYVDQQTSYEVELKIEAWNKHSLLNDVTTVISEAKVNITSINARATKNLLAYINLSLEISSLEHMKDIIRKLEDIDGVLNVQRANPA from the coding sequence ATGGCTTTAGAACAATTATTAGCAAAAATAAGCAGTTATACTGAAAACCCGAATATCGAATTGGTCAAGAAGGCTTATTACTTTGCTAAAGATGCCCATGAAGGTCAATATAGAGTTTCTGGTGAACCTTTTGTTAGTCATCCTTTACAAGTAGCTAAAATAATGGCAGAATTAGAGCTTGATGTAATCTCTATTGCCGCTGCTATCTTACATGATGTAGTTGAAGATACTGAAGTAACTGCAGAGGAATTAAGAGAAGAGTTTGGTCCAGAGGTAGAGCTGCTTGTTAATGGTGTTACAAAGCTAAGTAAGATAGATTTCAAATCTCGTGAAGAGCATCAAGCTGAGAGCTTGCGTAAGATGTTCTTGGCTATGGCTAAGGATATTAGAGTAATTCTAATTAAATTAGCTGATAGACTTCACAATATGAGAACATTAAAATACTTACCTAAAGAGAAGAAGATTATAAAAGCTACTGAAACCCTTGAAATTTATGCTCCTTTAGCTCATAGATTAGGAATCTCTCATTTGAAGTGGGAGTTAGAAGATTTAAGCTTTAGATATTTAGAGCCTAATCATTACTATGAATTAGCTAGAAAGGTAGCTAAAAATAGGGCAGAAAGGGAAGCATATATTGAAAATATTATATCTACTTTAAATGACAAGCTTAAAGAGGTAGATATTGAAGCTGACCTTTATGGTAGACCAAAGCATCTATATAGTATTTATCAAAAGATGATTAAATATGGAAAAGAGTTTAAGGAAATCTATGACTTAACTGCTTTACGGGTAATAGTTACTTCTGTTAAGGAATGTTATCAGGTCTTAGGGATTATCCATGAACTGTGGAATCCGATGCCAGGTAGAATTAAGGATTATGTAGCTATGCCAAAATCTAATATGTATCAGTCCCTTCATACGACTGTAATTGGTCCTAAGGGGGAACCTTTGGAGATTCAGATTAGAACTTGGGAGATGCATCGTACTGCTGAATACGGTATTGCTGCCCACTGGCGTTATAAGGAAGGGAATAAGAAGGACGAAGATTTTGAAAGGAAGATTTCTTGGTTACGCCAATTATTAGAGTGGCAGAAGGATTTAAATGATGCTAAAGAGTTTATGGAGAACTTAAAGATTGATCTTTTTGAAGATGAAGTCTTTGTTTTTACCCCTAAAGGTGATGTAATTTCTCTTCCTTATGGTGCTAGCCCTGTAGATTTTGCATATAATATTCATACCGATATAGGTCATACTTGTGTTGGGGCTAAGGTTAATGGGAAGATTATTCCTCTAGAATATCGTTTAAAAAATGGTGATATTATAGAGATATTGACCTCTAATAATAGTGGACCTAGTCGAGATTGGCTCAATTTTGTTAAGACCTCTCGAGCTAAGAGTAAGATTAAGCATTGGTTTAAAGAGCAACGTAAAGAAGAGTCAAGTATTAAGGGTAAAGAGATGTTAGAATCACGATTGAAAAAAGAGAACTTTACTTTAAAAGAAGCAGAAAAGACTAAAAAGTTAGAAGAGATAGCTAAGAAACTAGGGGTTGCTAATGTTGAGGGTCTCTATGCAGGGATTGGCTATAATAAATTCTCAGTCTCTCAGGTAGTCAAAAGATTAATCCCACCAGAAAAACAAGATTGTCCAGAATATGAGCTTGATAAATTAAGAAAGAAGAGAATTATTAAGAGAAAACGTCAGAACAAAGGGATTAAGGTTAAAGGGATGGATGGTCTTTTAGTTAGAATCTCTAAATGTTGTAATCCAGTTCCTGGTGATGATATAGTCGGTTATATTACTAGAGGGCGTGGAGTATCTGTTCATAGAGGAGATTGTCCTAACCTTAAGAACTTAGAAGAGACTGAAGAAGAGAGAATTGTTGGAGTAGAGTGGTATGTAGACCAACAGACCTCTTATGAGGTTGAGTTGAAGATTGAAGCCTGGAATAAGCACTCACTATTAAATGATGTAACTACTGTTATTTCAGAAGCTAAAGTAAATATAACATCAATTAATGCCCGCGCTACTAAGAATCTGCTAGCTTATATTAACCTCTCTTTAGAGATAAGCAGCTTAGAGCATATGAAGGATATTATCCGTAAATTAGAAGATATTGATGGAGTACTAAATGTACAACGGGCAAATCCTGCTTGA
- a CDS encoding adenine phosphoribosyltransferase produces the protein MNLADKIRTIPDFPKEGIAFKDITTLLKDPAAYKEAINRIAERYESKDIDLILGIEARGFLIGAPLALKLDKGFVPVRKEGKLPGDVVKTEYDLEYGSNIIEIHKDAIEQGAKVLIVDDLLATGGTVKATVDLVEQLGGEVVEIAFLMELGFLDGREKIGDYEVFSLIIDE, from the coding sequence TTGAATTTAGCAGATAAGATAAGAACTATTCCAGATTTTCCTAAGGAGGGTATCGCTTTTAAGGATATTACTACTTTACTAAAAGATCCAGCAGCTTACAAAGAGGCTATTAATAGAATTGCTGAGCGATATGAAAGTAAAGATATCGATTTGATCTTAGGGATAGAAGCACGAGGATTTTTAATAGGTGCTCCTCTAGCATTAAAATTAGATAAAGGATTTGTACCAGTTAGAAAAGAAGGTAAATTACCTGGTGATGTAGTTAAGACTGAATATGATCTAGAATATGGAAGTAATATTATTGAGATACATAAAGATGCTATCGAGCAAGGTGCGAAGGTCTTAATTGTTGACGATTTATTGGCTACTGGTGGAACTGTAAAGGCTACCGTAGATTTAGTTGAACAGTTAGGTGGAGAGGTTGTTGAGATTGCATTTTTGATGGAACTAGGATTTTTAGATGGTAGAGAGAAGATAGGAGATTATGAAGTTTTTTCTTTAATTATTGATGAATAA